In the Candidatus Binatia bacterium genome, ACCGAGGGCGGTGGCTGCGCGGTAGGTGAGGAAACTGGCGGCCCACGCCAGCGCGAGCATGTAGCTGAAGGCAAAGGCCGGCCAGCGCCAACTGCCTGTTTCCCGAGCCATGACGACCATCGTGGAGGTACACTGCAGGGCGAAGACAAAGAACACCATGAGGCTCAGTGCCGTAGGTAAACTAAAGTGTCGGCGCCCGGTTACTGGATCCACATCGCGGCGCAGTGCCTCGCGGAGTCCGTCATAGTCATCAGGATTGCCGACGGCGTGGATCTGCGCCAAGGTCGACACAATCACCTCACGCGCGGCTAAACTCGCCACGAGCCCCACGCCGATTTTCCAGTCGAAGCCAAGCGGCTGGATCATGGGTTCAATGGCATGGCCGATACGGCCTGCCACGCTCTCTTCCAAATTCGCACGCGCTTGCTCAGCGGTAGACGCGCCAGGGATTTGCTGCGCCCGCGGAAAGGAGAGCAGTGCCCACATCACGATGCTGACCGCCAAGATGATGGTTCCTGCTCGCTTGAGAAATGCCGATGTGCTGCCCCAAACCTGCCGGAGCAATAAACGAAGGGTGGGCCACCGGTAGGGGGGCAATTCCATGTAAAATACCGAGGGCGTGCCTCGTAAGAGCGTCGAACTCAGCAGAGCTGCCGACGCCAGCGCAGTGCACGCGCCTAAAAGATAGAGGCCGAACATCACCAGCCCCTGGAGCCCAATCGGACCCCAGATCGCGCGCGCGGGCACGAATGCTGCGATCAACAAAGTGTAAACTGGCAACCTTGCGGAACAGGTCATGAAGGGAGCCACCAAGATGGTAGCCAGCCGCTCTCGTGGGGATGCAATCGTGCGGGTAGCCATGATTCCGGGCACCGCACAAGCAAAACATGAAAGTAGGGGCACGAAGCTCCGACCTTGCAGTCCGACCCAACCCATCACCCGGTCGACGACAAAGGCCGCGCGCGCCATGTAACCAAGGTCATTGAGCAAATGGATAAACGTGAACAGGATCACGATTTGCGGGAGAAAGACCAGCACCGACCCGACGCCAGTAACTACGCCGCCAGCCCAGAGCTCTGTGAGCCAACCCGGTGGCAGTACATCACGGCACAGTGCAGCGAGCTCCGTAAACAGTGCGTCGATGGCATCCATGGCCGGTGCCGCCCACGTGAAGATGCTTTGGAAGAAAATCAGCAGCACCACGGCAAGCGTAAGAAGCCCGTACACCGGATGGAGCAACCAACGATCGATCCGGTCCGTGCGGCGGTCCGGTGCGAGGCGATCGGCGCCGACAGCCTTGCACACCGCGTCTACCCAGGCGAAGCGGCGAACTGGGTCTTCGTCGAGCGGAGGGCGTACTTTTGGCCGTGGCCATTTCCAGGGCTCGCGCACCAGCCGGATCACTTGATCGATCCCCACTCCTCGGTGGCCGACCACGCCGACAACCGGGATGCCCAGTTGACGCGATAAGCCAGCGATGTCGAGCCGGCCGCCGCGAGCGCGAACCTCGTCGATCATGGTCAACACCAGGACCATCGGACGCCGATGTGCAAGAAGCTGCCGCACCAATCCCAAACCGCGCCGCAGTGTGGTCGCATCGGCCACTGCAACCACGCCGTCCAGCTCGGGCTCTCCTGCCAGCTTGCCGTCGAGCACCTTTTCCACAATGCGTTCGTCTGGCGACTCACCGCGCAGGGCGTACGTGCCCGGCAAATCCAAAATGATCACCTGGCCATTGCTGCCGCGCAGTGTGCCCTCGCGACGCTCCACGGTTACTCCAGCGTAGTTGCCGACCCGCGCACTCGAGCCAGTGAGTGCATTGAACAGCGTGGTTTTGCCCGCGTTCGGAGAACCCACGAGCGCGACTCGGACCGGGCGTAAGGGTTGGGCAGCAGGTGCTGTGGCCGTCATGGTGCGGGTGGATCGTCCTCCAAAATCACACGGAACCCCCAGAGTTGTCGGCGGCGGAAGCAGAGCCTGGTTCCGCGGATTTCGATTTCCACTGGGTCGCCCAGCGGTGCGCGGCGCACGATTTTGAGCCGTGTGCCGGGCACGAAGCCGAGGTCGAGCAAACGATGCGAAACGTTTCGTGCCAAGTTGTCACTCAAACGAGCCCAACGGCCGACGGGTAAGTCGTCCAGAGGGATGCTGCCTTCCTCGCGACAATGCTTTTCGGACACCTTGGCTGACCGTAGTTGCGATCTCTTGCCCGCGCGGCCGCTTCGCTGCGCGGTTGCCACGGAACCGTAGCGTCAAGAGTTCAGCCTAGCCACCGGTGGGCGTCGATCATCTTTTCTTGAATCGGTACCCCGAGTGGGCACTTGCCAGCGCAAGGCGCAGCGCACGAAACGCAAAGCGAGGCATTCCGCTCGAGTTGAGCGTAAAGGCGACGTCCCTCGTACTCCCAGTGGTAGTCTTTGGCATACATGCGGTAACGCAAGATGTCGTGAATCGGCAGTTCGTGCTCGCAGGAATCCAGGCAAACCCCGCAGTGCGGCTGGCAATAATCGCCCGAAACGAGTTGGTCATACCGGCGCAGCAAGGCCACATCTTCGGGCCGCAACTGTGTGCCCGAGGCGTACAAGTATTCGTCGACCTGCCGCTGCTCGTAAATGGAAATCACCAAACAAGAGACGTTCGGGTTCGACAACACCCAGCGAAAGGCTGCTTGAGCGTACGAGTCAGCCTCGCGGCGAAACTCGGCAAGGTTGGTGTGCTTAGCCCCCTTGAGTGTCTTCATGGCCACCACCCCGACGTCTCGCGATTTGGCTTTCGCGAGGATGTGATCGAAGTTCGGCCACATGCCAAAGTGATAGGCC is a window encoding:
- the feoB gene encoding ferrous iron transport protein B, with the translated sequence MTATAPAAQPLRPVRVALVGSPNAGKTTLFNALTGSSARVGNYAGVTVERREGTLRGSNGQVIILDLPGTYALRGESPDERIVEKVLDGKLAGEPELDGVVAVADATTLRRGLGLVRQLLAHRRPMVLVLTMIDEVRARGGRLDIAGLSRQLGIPVVGVVGHRGVGIDQVIRLVREPWKWPRPKVRPPLDEDPVRRFAWVDAVCKAVGADRLAPDRRTDRIDRWLLHPVYGLLTLAVVLLIFFQSIFTWAAPAMDAIDALFTELAALCRDVLPPGWLTELWAGGVVTGVGSVLVFLPQIVILFTFIHLLNDLGYMARAAFVVDRVMGWVGLQGRSFVPLLSCFACAVPGIMATRTIASPRERLATILVAPFMTCSARLPVYTLLIAAFVPARAIWGPIGLQGLVMFGLYLLGACTALASAALLSSTLLRGTPSVFYMELPPYRWPTLRLLLRQVWGSTSAFLKRAGTIILAVSIVMWALLSFPRAQQIPGASTAEQARANLEESVAGRIGHAIEPMIQPLGFDWKIGVGLVASLAAREVIVSTLAQIHAVGNPDDYDGLREALRRDVDPVTGRRHFSLPTALSLMVFFVFALQCTSTMVVMARETGSWRWPAFAFSYMLALAWAASFLTYRAATALGLS
- a CDS encoding FeoA domain-containing protein, producing MSEKHCREEGSIPLDDLPVGRWARLSDNLARNVSHRLLDLGFVPGTRLKIVRRAPLGDPVEIEIRGTRLCFRRRQLWGFRVILEDDPPAP